In the genome of Chrysiogenia bacterium, the window GCGCTCTGCCGCGCGCCGGTTCGCATCCATGGCGCCGGCCGCACCGATGCGGGCGTGCATGCCGAGGGGCAGGTCTGTACCTTCCAGACGGACGTCGACCTGCCGATGAGCGCATTCTCCCTGGGCCTGAACACGAAACTTCCCCCCGACGTGCGCGTGCTCGAGGCACGCAAGATGCCCGCCGAGTTCCACGCGCGCTTCAGCGCGAAACGAAAATGCTACATCTATCGCGTGCTGGCGCGTCCGGTGGGCTCGGCGCTGCTGCGCGATCGTGCCTGGCATGTGCGCCACGAAGTGGACTGGCCGGCGGTGCGGGCCGCGCTCGGCGATTTTATCGGCGAGCACGACTTTGCCGCCTTCCAGTCGAGCGGTGCGGACACGACCACCACCGTGCGCGAGATATTCAGCGCCGACTACGCGGTGCGCGGCCCCGTCCACGAATTTCGCTTCGTGGGGAGCGGATTTCTCAAGGGGCAGGTGCGCTCGATGGTCGGAACGCTCATCGAAATCGGGCTGGGAAAACTGCCCGCCGGGCACATCGAGAGCCTTCTGAGCCGCCCGGATCGGGCCGGAGCGGGCACCACGGCGCCGCCGCAGGGCCTCACCATGGCCTGGGTGGACTTCGGGGAGGGGCCCTGGGTCGCTCCCGGTGGCGGGATTTCCTCTGTAATTTCAGACATTTCTGGCTGATTTTCGGCGTTTTCCGATCCTGCTTGACACCCCCCGGTGCTGTGCTTATGATCGCGGCCTCGCTGGGGACCGGCCTGCGATCAGCGCATGCCTCTAAACCCCGGGAACGACTTGGGAAAATAGTGATGCAGACGAAAAGTACACCCTTCGCCAAGACTGGCGAGATTGAACGAAACTGGTTCCACGTCGACGCCGACGGTGAAGTGTTGGGCCGTCTTGCCACCCGGATCGCGATGGTCCTCAAGGGCAAGCACAAGCCGCAGTTCACCCCGCACATCGACACCGGTGATTTCATCGTCGTGACGAACGTCGAGAAGATCAAGCTGACCGGCAACAAGTG includes:
- the truA gene encoding tRNA pseudouridine(38-40) synthase TruA; the encoded protein is MRNIALLIEYDGTAYAGWQIQENARTIQQAVEEEITALCRAPVRIHGAGRTDAGVHAEGQVCTFQTDVDLPMSAFSLGLNTKLPPDVRVLEARKMPAEFHARFSAKRKCYIYRVLARPVGSALLRDRAWHVRHEVDWPAVRAALGDFIGEHDFAAFQSSGADTTTTVREIFSADYAVRGPVHEFRFVGSGFLKGQVRSMVGTLIEIGLGKLPAGHIESLLSRPDRAGAGTTAPPQGLTMAWVDFGEGPWVAPGGGISSVISDISG